GACAGCAGGAAGGGCGCGCTGACCTCACCACCCTGAGCCCGGGGAGGAGACGCCGGCGGCGGACAGGAACCCAGACGGGTGTAGACACAGGGCGGAGGGCGCGGGGCTGCGCTGGGAATGCGCTGCGCCCACGGGACCCCCGGCCCCGCGGGGGCAGGACGCACGGCCCCGCGATCCCGGCCTGCGCCCCAGCCccgcggcggggggcggggggcgggaggaggcccGGGGCCGGGCAGGCACTGCGCTCACCTGGACACGCGCCGCTCCCGGCGTTTCCAGAACCTCCCGCGGCGGCGCCCGGCCCGCTCGGCACCTCCTCCCCGCGGCTCCGCCTCCCGGCCGCCGGCCCGGCTCCGCCCGCTTGAGCCGCTGCCACGTCCCCACCTCCCGCCCGAGCCCGCCCGGCCCCTGGCTCCGCGCCCGGAGGCTCTCGGCCGAGGGTCGCCGCCGCCAGCGCCCCCCGCGCAGCCCGGCCGCCGGACCGCgcggagccgggagccgggagccgggagccgggagccggccTCGGGCAGCGGGAGCCGGCTGCGCGTCCTTCATGCCGCCTGCCTCCCGCCGCACGTACTCCGCGCCCGCACCCCTCGGGCGACTCCCACCTGGGGTTccgcctcccgcctcctcagcccGGGGCGGCTGCAGGGGGCCCACGACCCATCCCCGCCCGGTGCTGTGGGGGCGTCCCTGGATGCCGGCTGTCTCCCCTGGCCTCAGGGTGCCCGTTTCCTTGGAGGTCCTGCAGGGGACACAGCTCTCCTGCGCCCCTACCCATCCCCACGCcggcaggtggaggggaggggtgaggtggggtggggatgtcACCTGGGGCCGGAGCCGGATATCAGGGGAGGGGACAGACCAGGAGAAAAGGCCCCGAAGAAGACTAGGGACCTGGTGCCCACCCCCAGGGCCATGCTCCGGAGGGATTCAGACTCCCCCGCTCCTGGGGTAGGCACTCCTCCTGATTTATGTGTAGGTGATGGGTCAGTGGGGAAGAAGGAGGGCGGGTGTGGGTACACTGGGGCCAACCCTCGGTTTGCCCAAACCCTCCCCTACTACACAGGCCAAAAACAGTGCATAGGCCTCCTTCAGTCCGTCCAGTCCGGGAGGGAATGAAGGCAGGGAGGCAGCAAACCTCAGCCTGAGCTGGAGGAGGCCCTGGTTCCCACGCCTGCTCTATAAACCTTCCCCTTCATGAATGAGGGGAAACTCATCTGAGAATCTCATCAGGGAGCTCGCCCAGAGTGGGAGGGGCCCGCCTTCGCCCAGGCGCCCTGGGGATGTTCCCTGTGACACACTGTCCAAGCTGGCAGCCCAGGTCTGGGGAAGGCAcgggcacacacacaaatagacaCAACGGCGCATAAAACACAGAACGAGCGCTGTTCTGGCCTGAGTCAGCCGCTTGCCAGAGCTCAGCTACAGCCAAACAGAAACCTTCCTGCGTCTGCTGCATCCTGGTAggccaccctccctctgcccagatcCTCCCATCCTCGCCTTCTCAGGAGCTTGCCCTAAGGATCTTGCTGTCTCCTGCATGGTCAGTCAACCTCCCCCTCTCAACTGGATCCTTCCCTTGACCTATAAATATGTTCAAGCCTgtgctatgggggggaaaaaaaccctcaTTCAAACCCACCAACTGCTGTAGTGTCTCTCTCCTCGATCACAGCAATTTCTCTGAAAGAGCCCTTTGTCTCCTCATCCTCACCTCTCTCCTGTCCCTCAGCCCCCTCACCACGCCAAACCAGGTCTCAGAACATTCTCTGTAACCTACAAGCCCCTGAATTCAATGGCTACTTTTAAGTCCTCATCTGTCAAAGACCCCAGTGGTGTCTGACATGCCAGCAATGTCTGACCACTGCCTCCCTGGAACACTCATGTCCTCTGGTTCCCACCATCCTCTCtggccacccctgcccaggcttctTACCCCCGCCCCTACCCCCCAAGCGCATCCTCCTCTCCACTTCTCCCCATTAGTTAGTAAAGGAGGGGATTCCTCAACGCTCAGGCCTACAgggctctcttttcctcttctctgtcTATAATTTCTCCCTATACACAGGTGACACAATGTCTCTCTACCCTTGCCCTGACTCCTGAGCTCCAGACTCATATAACTGACTTCAGGGTCTATATCTACACTTGAGTGTCCCCAGGCACCTCAATCGCAAAGTGTCCAACACTGGGTTCATGCTCTCTCCCCTACCCCTCCACACCTCTCATATTCCCTGCTTCACTGATGGAGCCACGCCCCTCCCATCGGTTACCTAACCAGAAGCCTGGGAGTCATGCCTTCTGCCTCATCCCCAGACCCTATCCTTCCATAACCCACATCCATTCAATCCTACCGCCTAAATTATGTCTCTCTAGTCCATCCATTTCTGCCCATCCTCTCTCACTTAGATGATTGTAACAGTTTCTTAACTGCCCACCCTCCTCCATTATtgtttcctcccccctcccctccacactgCTGCACCAGGGATGTCCTCAGAATGCAGACTTGAACCCATTACTCTCAGCTTAGTAAACTGCACCGTCCTTTTGAACAACCCTAAAAGTGGTTGGTCCTTGCCCACTTCTCTAGCTACACTGTCCTTCCTCCAGTCCCTGTAATGGCCATTcttccccacccactcccaggccTTGACTATACTGTTCTGTCTAGAAACTTTCCCCTCCTTACCAATTGAATCCTCCGATCCCTTCAGAGGGATTTTCCTCACTTCCCTGACCAGATCAGAACCTCCTAGAACAGCCGCTTATGCCCTGTGTGCTTTGTAAGACTTGCCACAGTTTATGTAGGTGAATGATTGATTAATATTTaccccactaccaccaccaccactggcctGGGAGCTGCAGGAGTACATAAGTTATATGTGGTTTTGTCCATCATCATATCCTCAGCCCCTAtcacaaataaatatttgctgcctACATGGAGGGATGGGTGTCCTCTTAATGCCTCGTTCCACACAGCAGTTGTCAAAGGTCTGACTAAGGCCTCCACAGGGCCTCAGAGTCCTGGACTCCATTCATTCCTCAGTGTCTGCACCCCCTCTTCTCTTATAAAGATACtttcattggatttagggcccatgGGGTAATGAGAATAATCTCATCACATGATCCTTCACTTAATTATATCTGCTAAGTCCCTTtttccaaatgaggtcacattcaCAGCGACCAGGTATTAGGACATGGGCATATCTTTTTAGGGGCCATCATTCAACACACTATACTTGACATTCCCCCACACAGGCTACTGGACCCCTGCAAATCCATGACTCTTGGTTATGAATCTCCACCCCAGGCctgccagaagctggtccatccttgctgcttgacacagtcgctgcagggaagaaacatctgcacagcatatgtttcaagggacctggcatacatggcatactattcttaatatgtttgcaaCCCTTAgggctatgtgttttaaccaaggtcacctctccgagaaaaggttgtttccccaggtggggatttttttcctttgaattagggagggaataaaaccccttaactaagtgccaggcaggtaattaatcactttaactacgaacaatcacacttaagctacataatctttatttaggataatctcattcagttacttccttgtagcttaatagaacaatagagtagtgaccttggaatggagataagaaacgccctaacctttggaatagaatggataggattaaaagcaactggtataaatacaggtgtAACAGGAGagtaaagacagaacctggctaggctgctgatcaactgaacgctgtctctgtgtcattcgttcttcgctgactccatccacacctttgggaacccctggacctgctggtgttgGACCCCAACAACTGGTGCCTGAACAGGGATGTTTCCAGGGTCTACTACAGAGAGGATGCTTGGGTTTCACTGCTTTTAGAAAACGACAACGTTGCATTCCACAAAACCACCTCAGTTCAGAGCTCCGTGGGCCTCCGCAGTTCCACGGGAGGCCGTCCCGGCCCACGATGAACGTGCACCAAAAGCCCGCCTCGCAGCCCATGGGCTTTCCCGGCGGCCCGGTGGGAAACGCTGACATCAGGCTGGCTCACTGCCCTGCCAAGGGCACCTGGGCTGGCCCCTCCACATCAACCTGCAGTCCATTGGTAGCGCCTGCACAGAGCGCGCCGGGCTTAATTGGCGCTGCCTGCGGGGGAGGAGCCGCTGCCGCCTGGGTTCTAGAGGAAGGGCCTAGGCAGGGCCTGCCTCCTTTGGCTCGCCGAGCGCCCTGCCTAGATCTCTACCCCAGTGTCGCCCGCTCCCGCTCCCAAACGGGCTGGGCACGGGGAAGACCTGCCAGAGCCATGGTGGACGAGGTGGTCCGCATTGCCAAGAAGATGGACAAGATGGTGCAGAAGGAGAACGCGGCTGGAGCATTGGATTTGCTGAAGGAGCTTAAGAATATTCCCATGACCCTGGAACTATTACAGTCCACAAGAATTGGAAAGTCAGCAAATGCTATTCGCAAGCACAGTACAGATAAAGAAGTGATATCTTTAGCAAAGTTTCTCATCAAGTCTTGGAAAAAGTTACTAGATGGACCATCTACTGATAAAGGTCCTGACGAAAAGGAAAAAGATACTGCAATTACATCACAGAATAGCCCTGAAGCAAGAGAAGAAAGTCGCTCCAGTGGCAATGCAAGCAGCAGAAAGGATGAGACCAATGCTCCAGATACTTATGTGTCATCATTTCCTCGGGCGCCAAGCACTTCCGACTCTGTACGGTTAAAGTGTAGGGAGATGCTTGCTGCCGCCCTTCGAACAGGAGATGACTACGTTGCTCTTGGAGCTGATGAAGAAGAATTAGGATCTCAAATTGAGGAAGCTATATATCAAGAAATAAGGAATACAGACATGAAATACAAAAACAGAGTACGAAGTAGAATATTAAATCTTAAGGATGCAAAGAATCCAAAGTTAAGGAAAAATGTGCTGTGTGGCAATATCTCTCCTGACTTATTGGCTAGGATGACGGCAGAGGAAATGGCTAGTGATGAGCTCAAAGAGATGAGGAAAAACTTGACCGCAGAAGCCATCAGAGAGCATCAGATGGCCAAGACGGGCGGAACCCAGACTGACTTATTCACATgtggcaaatgtaaaaagaagaattGTACTTACACACAGCTACAAACTCGTAGTGCTGATGAACCGATGACAACATTTGTTGTCTGCAATGAATGTGGAAATCGATGGAAGTTCTGTTGAGTTGGAAGAATTGGGAAAAAGTCTGGACCACTGAGAAAATGGATTTTGTAACTGGCTTCAAAACTAGGCCAAGGAAGTCGTTTTTCTGcaaatcagatttttaaagaaaatgcatcCCTATGTCTTTGTTTTTGACATAGTATCATCCTTTCTTAAATGCCTGTAGTTTCAGATCAGTAGGGAGACTACGTAATAATTATATGGTAtcgattttttttccatttttataagtaattgatattaaacttttatcaattaaatttttggcaatttatttttttccttcttaaaggaaaattactttttttacaGTCTGAAACAAACACAGTAGAAATGTTATTCTTCTCAGTTAATacataaatgaaaattataatataagccaaaccaatggacatggacaacagggggatgagagcatgagtggcggggaggaggatgggggtttaatggggtggggggtgaggacacatttgtaataccttaactaataaagaattaaaaaaaaagaaaattacattttttctttattggcatGTACCTGCAAATATTAAAGGAGGAGAAAGGTAATATAATTGTAAGTTTATTAAATGTGCTGTATACTTGACCAGCTTATCTAAATTGTACATAATATTTGAACTAGCATATGAAagtctttttaattattatattcacAAGTCTGGGATAATTAgatattattttgcatttgtaACTAACCATGATCATTATTTCTTGTAATTTCTTATACATGTTTATTACTTGATCTTAATGGATTTTACTTTTGGAAACATGACTTGGCTTTGTTGGAATCAGTTCAGTTTTGTTTTATGTACCTGTCTGAATTTATACTATTTTAGTTTTGCAGAATATTGCAATGGCAAAGAATGAAATGTCTAATGGTTTTCCCCTCATAGGAAGATATACTGGGAAGGAAATGTTAGTGTTTTAGTATAGTGCAGTTATTAAAAATAGCTCATAATTAGATTTTGATTTGGAAAATCAAAGGCCCATTGCAGACCCACATAACCTTTCTCTGTGGCCACTCAATAGGCAACCTCATTATTTCCCCATATTCTACTCAATGCCACCCAAAATGCTTCTGCTCCAGCATTCACCTTACCTCGGGAAATGAAATCAACATCTCACAGTCAATTCCATCTTCTCCCCCCACCACATTCCCCATTGTAGCTCTTCCCTGGAGGATCTCAGTCCATTTACTGCTT
The sequence above is a segment of the Myotis daubentonii chromosome 5, mMyoDau2.1, whole genome shotgun sequence genome. Coding sequences within it:
- the LOC132235621 gene encoding transcription elongation factor A protein 1-like, with translation MVDEVVRIAKKMDKMVQKENAAGALDLLKELKNIPMTLELLQSTRIGKSANAIRKHSTDKEVISLAKFLIKSWKKLLDGPSTDKGPDEKEKDTAITSQNSPEAREESRSSGNASSRKDETNAPDTYVSSFPRAPSTSDSVRLKCREMLAAALRTGDDYVALGADEEELGSQIEEAIYQEIRNTDMKYKNRVRSRILNLKDAKNPKLRKNVLCGNISPDLLARMTAEEMASDELKEMRKNLTAEAIREHQMAKTGGTQTDLFTCGKCKKKNCTYTQLQTRSADEPMTTFVVCNECGNRWKFC